From one Vibrio neonatus genomic stretch:
- a CDS encoding GH92 family glycosyl hydrolase gives MKHNFSLLSLSIIVALGGLTACNDNSDNTPAKTAKTTPAAKTAAHKAPVVEQQQLLTASQPRQLDDLTQYVDPFIGTGGTGHTHPGAVAPNGMVQMTPIVHDKGGNGWKVCSGYHTDFTELLGFGHTALSGTGIGGLNEFQMLPFTSESKPADIDITAYHPHIDKSTEEASPGYYHVKIKESNIDVQLTATERVGYHKYTFPEGTSPKVALSFSDFNKFMSTFAYTIVDDQTIRITQTISSFNTMQQSTYFYVKFDHKFKTGPLYHPVSAWYGYQGSLVLDFSEDPNVHEVNAEVALSYTSRQGAEQNYDVEGNRTFDEAYAYTKGLWNKELNEVKVEGGTPEDLTTFYTALYHTNIAPHIFQDVDGQYRSMRRGNFAVTKTATDPDSKVYSVYSIWDTFRALHPLKTIIEPKHAVELAKDLLRKYTEGGILPKWELHGDYTGVMVGYPAVSVIADAITKFPDQFTEQEKQTALAAALRSAVYKSQSAVAEFDPGWKVYGGVQKENLKYVDGSYNTQNEQMTSECDPLASAKDSLCGFVPALGRDNGQNESVSYGLEMANFDHAVVMIANAVGRDDVAQTFEHRSQYWHKYWNASNPDNPSENWKEKYNMTGFMRPVWSDGEWSTSDDGEFHPYLINHGSGNYTEGTAWQWTWFVPQDVEGLKTIMGGNDAFLSNLNEVFSNVCDSANDSTCDTTDDMTGMLGQVAFGNEPSHHIPFLYNWTSEPWHTQEVVDKIQHTLYGTDRDDIVGNEDEGQMSAWYVMSALGFYQVSGSDPVLTVARPLFEKVQIPMQDGVFTITADNNSTANKYIESVTINGKPLDKNFTFDFSEFKAGGELHFVMTDDVNKAMKSVQLANG, from the coding sequence GTGAAACATAACTTTAGTTTACTCTCACTATCCATCATTGTGGCACTCGGTGGCTTAACTGCATGTAACGATAACAGTGATAACACTCCGGCGAAGACGGCAAAAACAACTCCAGCAGCAAAAACTGCTGCGCATAAAGCACCCGTAGTAGAACAGCAGCAGCTACTGACCGCCTCTCAGCCTAGACAACTGGATGACTTAACTCAATATGTTGACCCTTTCATCGGTACAGGTGGAACAGGGCATACTCATCCTGGCGCCGTCGCACCCAATGGTATGGTACAAATGACGCCAATTGTTCATGACAAAGGTGGCAATGGATGGAAAGTCTGCTCTGGATACCATACCGACTTTACTGAACTACTTGGTTTTGGTCATACCGCACTAAGCGGCACCGGTATTGGTGGTTTAAACGAGTTCCAAATGCTGCCATTTACCAGTGAAAGTAAGCCAGCAGATATCGATATTACCGCTTATCATCCGCACATTGATAAATCTACCGAAGAAGCGTCTCCGGGCTACTACCATGTGAAAATCAAGGAAAGTAATATTGATGTTCAGCTCACCGCAACCGAGCGTGTCGGCTACCATAAATACACATTCCCTGAAGGTACCTCACCTAAAGTCGCCTTATCATTTAGTGACTTTAACAAGTTCATGAGCACCTTTGCCTACACCATTGTCGATGATCAAACCATACGCATTACGCAGACAATTTCTTCATTCAATACCATGCAACAATCCACTTACTTCTACGTGAAGTTTGACCATAAATTTAAAACAGGGCCACTTTATCACCCTGTCTCAGCATGGTATGGATACCAAGGTTCACTGGTGTTAGATTTCAGCGAAGATCCAAATGTACATGAAGTTAATGCAGAAGTTGCCTTGTCTTATACCAGTCGTCAGGGCGCTGAACAAAACTACGATGTAGAGGGTAATCGTACCTTTGACGAGGCTTATGCGTACACTAAAGGCTTATGGAATAAAGAATTAAACGAAGTCAAAGTAGAAGGTGGCACACCTGAAGATCTCACCACTTTCTATACCGCGCTCTACCATACCAATATTGCACCGCATATCTTCCAAGATGTGGACGGCCAATATCGTTCCATGCGTCGCGGTAATTTTGCTGTGACTAAAACAGCCACCGACCCAGACTCTAAAGTGTATAGTGTGTACTCAATATGGGATACATTCCGCGCCTTGCACCCACTTAAAACCATCATTGAGCCTAAACATGCGGTTGAATTGGCTAAAGATTTGCTCAGAAAATACACCGAAGGTGGCATCTTACCAAAATGGGAATTGCACGGTGACTATACTGGTGTGATGGTGGGATACCCAGCGGTGTCAGTAATTGCCGATGCCATCACTAAGTTCCCTGACCAATTTACCGAACAAGAAAAACAAACCGCGCTAGCTGCTGCACTTCGCTCTGCTGTGTATAAAAGTCAAAGTGCGGTGGCAGAATTTGACCCAGGCTGGAAAGTCTACGGCGGCGTACAAAAAGAGAACTTAAAATACGTCGATGGCTCTTACAACACCCAAAATGAACAAATGACCAGCGAATGTGACCCATTAGCTTCAGCCAAAGATTCGTTATGTGGTTTTGTACCTGCGTTAGGCCGTGACAATGGTCAAAATGAATCTGTTTCTTACGGCTTAGAAATGGCCAACTTTGACCATGCCGTAGTAATGATTGCCAACGCTGTTGGTCGTGATGACGTTGCCCAAACATTTGAGCACCGCTCCCAATACTGGCACAAATACTGGAACGCCTCAAACCCAGACAACCCAAGTGAAAACTGGAAAGAAAAATACAACATGACCGGCTTTATGCGTCCAGTATGGTCTGATGGTGAATGGTCTACCTCTGATGATGGTGAATTCCACCCTTACCTCATTAACCATGGTTCTGGTAACTATACCGAAGGGACTGCATGGCAATGGACTTGGTTTGTACCGCAAGATGTTGAAGGCTTGAAAACCATCATGGGGGGTAACGATGCCTTCTTGAGCAACCTAAACGAAGTGTTCTCTAATGTGTGTGACAGTGCTAATGATTCTACCTGTGACACCACCGATGATATGACGGGTATGTTAGGGCAAGTGGCATTTGGTAACGAGCCATCGCACCATATTCCATTCCTATATAACTGGACATCAGAACCTTGGCACACACAAGAAGTGGTGGATAAAATTCAGCACACCTTATACGGAACTGACCGTGATGACATAGTAGGGAACGAAGATGAAGGTCAAATGTCAGCATGGTATGTCATGTCAGCATTAGGTTTCTATCAAGTCAGTGGTTCCGACCCTGTACTTACTGTCGCACGACCTCTGTTTGAGAAAGTGCAGATTCCGATGCAAGACGGCGTATTTACCATTACGGCTGATAACAACAGCACAGCCAACAAATACATTGAGTCTGTCACTATTAACGGCAAACCGCTTGATAAAAACTTCACCTTTGATTTCTCAGAATTCAAAGCAGGTGGCGAATTGCACTTTGTTATGACTGATGATGTCAACAAAGCGATGAAATCTGTTCAGCTAGCAAACGGCTAA
- a CDS encoding GH92 family glycosyl hydrolase, with protein sequence MKHNFSLLSLSIIVALGGLTACNDNSDNTAASVDKNAPAVEKTTPTPTPTQTQNVEQQLLTAAQPRQLEDLTQYVDPFIGTGGTGHTHPGAVTPNGMIQMTPIVDDEGVDWWTRCSGYHTDFTAILGFGHTALSGTGIGGLNEFQMLPYTTESMPSGSKIETYRPHIDKSTEEATPGYYHVKIQEGNIDVQLTATERVGYHKYTFPDSAKPKISFVFDRYNKQFNSVDYQIVDNQTIRIKQTIASFFTLHQSTYFYVKFDHSFKMPPEFIEIPSTSSWSQDKNGVLELDFSGDPSVHQINAKVGISYTGPQGAEQNFDIEGTRTFDEARAYNKGLWNKKLNEIKIEGGTPENLTTFYTALYHTNMAPHIFQDADGQYRSMTRGDYSFVKTATDPNSKVYSVYSLWDTFRALHPLKTIIEPQHAVELAKDLLRKYQEGGLLPKWELHGDYSGTMVGYPAVAVIADAITKFPDQFTDKEKQTALAAALRSTHYKSYAEISNTDPGWKVYDGVQKENLKYVDGSHNSLGEPSNTQCDPLAPAKESLCGFVPAKGQQNGQNESVSYGLEMANFDHAVVMIANALHRDDIAKTFELRSQYWHKYWNASNPDNPSENWKEKYNMTGFMRPVWSNGEWSTSDDGEFHPYKTNHGTGDYTEGTAWQWTWFVPQDVEGLKATMGGNDAFLSNLNEVFTNKCASDDPAQCTTTADMTGMLGQVAFGNEPSHHIPFLYNWTSEPWHTQEVVDNIQHTLYGTARDDMAGNEDEGQMSAWYIMSAMGFYQVSGSDPVFTLARPLFDKVQIPMQDGVFTITADNNSDTNKYIKSATINGKPLNKDFTFDFTEFKAGGELHFVMTDDVSQAMKPDQLAKS encoded by the coding sequence GTGAAACATAACTTTAGTTTACTCTCATTGTCCATTATTGTGGCACTAGGTGGCTTAACCGCATGTAATGATAATAGTGATAACACCGCAGCCAGCGTTGATAAAAATGCACCAGCAGTAGAAAAAACAACGCCAACTCCGACACCAACCCAGACACAAAACGTCGAGCAACAACTTCTTACCGCAGCTCAACCTCGACAACTTGAAGACTTGACTCAATATGTTGATCCTTTCATTGGTACCGGTGGCACCGGACATACTCACCCTGGCGCTGTGACACCCAATGGGATGATACAAATGACACCGATTGTTGACGATGAAGGCGTTGATTGGTGGACTAGATGCTCTGGTTATCATACTGATTTCACCGCGATTCTAGGCTTTGGTCATACCGCACTTAGTGGTACAGGTATTGGCGGTTTAAACGAATTCCAAATGCTGCCGTATACCACCGAAAGTATGCCTAGTGGTTCTAAAATTGAGACTTATCGCCCCCATATAGATAAATCGACTGAAGAAGCCACTCCGGGTTATTACCACGTGAAAATTCAAGAAGGTAATATCGATGTACAACTTACCGCCACCGAGCGTGTCGGTTATCATAAATACACCTTCCCTGATAGCGCTAAGCCAAAAATCAGTTTTGTTTTTGACCGATACAATAAGCAATTCAACTCTGTTGACTATCAAATTGTGGATAATCAAACCATACGCATCAAACAAACTATTGCCTCGTTCTTTACTCTGCACCAATCAACGTACTTCTATGTGAAGTTTGACCATAGCTTCAAAATGCCCCCAGAGTTTATTGAAATCCCGTCAACATCATCTTGGAGCCAAGATAAAAATGGCGTGCTAGAGCTTGATTTTAGTGGCGATCCTAGTGTCCACCAAATCAATGCCAAAGTGGGAATTTCATATACTGGCCCGCAAGGTGCAGAGCAAAACTTCGATATAGAAGGTACTCGTACTTTCGATGAAGCTCGCGCTTATAACAAAGGCTTATGGAATAAAAAACTGAATGAAATCAAGATTGAAGGTGGTACACCAGAGAATCTAACAACCTTCTATACTGCGCTGTACCACACCAATATGGCGCCGCACATCTTCCAAGATGCTGATGGTCAATATCGCAGTATGACTCGCGGTGATTACTCGTTTGTGAAAACCGCCACAGACCCTAACTCTAAAGTGTATAGCGTCTACTCATTGTGGGATACATTCCGTGCATTGCATCCGCTAAAAACCATTATTGAGCCACAACACGCGGTTGAATTAGCCAAAGATCTTCTTAGAAAATACCAAGAAGGTGGTCTGCTACCAAAATGGGAACTTCATGGTGACTACAGCGGCACTATGGTGGGCTACCCTGCGGTTGCAGTAATTGCCGATGCCATCACTAAATTCCCAGACCAATTTACCGATAAAGAAAAACAAACAGCATTAGCGGCGGCGCTGCGCTCTACGCACTATAAGAGCTACGCCGAAATATCTAACACTGATCCGGGCTGGAAAGTCTATGATGGCGTGCAAAAAGAAAACTTAAAATACGTCGATGGCTCGCACAACAGCTTAGGCGAACCAAGCAATACTCAATGTGACCCATTAGCGCCAGCAAAAGAGTCTTTATGTGGCTTTGTGCCTGCGAAAGGTCAGCAAAATGGTCAAAATGAGTCTGTCTCATACGGCTTAGAAATGGCCAATTTCGACCATGCTGTAGTAATGATAGCTAATGCTCTACATCGTGATGATATTGCGAAAACCTTCGAGCTACGCTCTCAGTACTGGCATAAATATTGGAACGCCTCTAACCCTGATAATCCAAGTGAAAACTGGAAAGAAAAATACAACATGACGGGCTTTATGCGTCCAGTATGGTCTAACGGCGAATGGTCTACCTCTGATGACGGGGAATTCCACCCATATAAAACCAACCACGGCACCGGCGATTACACCGAAGGTACGGCATGGCAATGGACTTGGTTTGTACCGCAAGATGTTGAAGGCCTAAAAGCCACTATGGGGGGTAATGACGCCTTCTTGAGTAACCTAAACGAAGTCTTCACCAATAAATGTGCAAGTGACGACCCTGCGCAATGTACGACAACCGCCGATATGACCGGGATGTTAGGACAAGTTGCGTTTGGTAACGAGCCTTCGCATCACATTCCATTCCTATACAACTGGACATCTGAACCTTGGCACACTCAAGAAGTGGTTGATAATATTCAGCACACCTTGTATGGCACGGCTCGTGATGACATGGCGGGTAACGAAGATGAAGGTCAAATGTCAGCGTGGTATATCATGTCTGCGATGGGCTTCTATCAAGTCAGTGGCTCTGATCCTGTATTTACCCTAGCGCGACCTCTGTTCGACAAAGTACAAATCCCAATGCAAGATGGGGTATTTACCATTACCGCAGACAACAACAGCGACACCAATAAATACATTAAATCAGCGACTATCAACGGTAAGCCATTAAATAAAGACTTTACCTTCGATTTTACTGAGTTCAAAGCAGGTGGCGAACTTCACTTTGTAATGACAGATGATGTAAGCCAAGCAATGAAACCGGATCAATTAGCGAAAAGCTAA
- a CDS encoding fructose-specific PTS transporter subunit EIIC — protein sequence MVTTQTFSRLKGHLLFGTSHMLPFIVAGGVLLSIAVMLSGKGAVPDSGILADISTIGIKGLVLFPIILGGYIAYSLADKPALAPAMIASGLMSDIGGGFLGCIVTGFIAGYVVRQLKKIPIPANMKALGGFFLYPLVGTLITSGIVLWGIGEPIKLGMGAMNAGLTSMAGAGKVALGALLGGMTAFDMGGPVNKVATLFAQTQVGTQPWLMGGVAIAICTPPLGMALATFLFPKKFNSDEKEAGKAAVIMGSIGISEGAIPFAANDPLRVLPAIVAGGIVGNVIGFMADVLCHAPWGGLIVLPVVEGRTSYLIGIIAGSLTTALIVGLWKPVVTEDDETVKDSTAAPSVAIPAGNSGHPDIVAVSCCPSGVAHTFMAAAALEKAAKAAGINIKVETQGQDGIQNRITADDIKHAKKVILAHDIQVKEPERFASLETVECSTKDAIKNAAGLFA from the coding sequence ATCGTGACTACTCAAACTTTTTCCCGTCTGAAAGGACACTTATTATTTGGTACCTCCCACATGCTTCCATTCATTGTGGCAGGTGGGGTGTTATTATCCATCGCGGTAATGTTATCTGGTAAAGGGGCTGTGCCTGACAGTGGTATTTTGGCCGATATATCGACGATAGGTATTAAAGGATTAGTTCTATTCCCTATTATTCTTGGTGGTTACATTGCTTACTCTTTAGCGGACAAACCTGCTCTTGCTCCAGCGATGATTGCGTCTGGTTTAATGTCTGATATTGGTGGTGGTTTCTTAGGGTGTATCGTGACAGGCTTCATTGCCGGTTATGTAGTAAGACAGCTTAAAAAGATCCCAATACCGGCCAATATGAAGGCATTAGGTGGTTTCTTCCTATACCCTCTAGTCGGTACGTTAATCACCTCAGGTATCGTATTGTGGGGTATTGGTGAGCCAATCAAACTGGGTATGGGCGCGATGAACGCAGGCCTTACTAGCATGGCTGGCGCAGGTAAAGTGGCTCTTGGTGCGTTGCTTGGTGGTATGACTGCATTTGATATGGGCGGTCCAGTAAACAAAGTGGCAACTCTATTTGCACAAACTCAAGTAGGTACTCAACCATGGTTGATGGGTGGCGTTGCAATCGCTATCTGTACTCCACCACTAGGTATGGCTCTTGCGACTTTCTTGTTTCCTAAAAAATTCAACTCTGATGAAAAAGAAGCGGGTAAAGCGGCTGTCATCATGGGCTCAATTGGTATCTCTGAAGGTGCGATTCCATTTGCTGCCAACGATCCATTGCGCGTGCTACCAGCAATCGTCGCCGGTGGTATCGTAGGTAACGTGATAGGTTTCATGGCCGATGTATTGTGTCATGCTCCTTGGGGTGGATTGATTGTACTACCTGTTGTTGAAGGCCGTACCTCGTACCTAATCGGTATTATTGCCGGCTCACTAACGACTGCGTTAATTGTTGGTTTGTGGAAACCAGTGGTTACTGAAGATGATGAAACTGTTAAAGATTCTACAGCGGCTCCAAGCGTAGCTATCCCAGCAGGTAACTCAGGCCACCCTGATATCGTAGCAGTATCTTGTTGCCCATCAGGTGTAGCGCATACCTTTATGGCTGCGGCTGCTCTAGAAAAAGCGGCTAAAGCGGCGGGCATTAATATTAAAGTTGAAACTCAAGGCCAAGATGGCATTCAAAACCGTATTACTGCTGACGATATTAAACATGCTAAGAAAGTAATTTTAGCCCACGATATCCAAGTGAAAGAGCCTGAACGTTTTGCAAGCTTAGAAACAGTAGAATGTTCAACTAAAGACGCTATTAAGAACGCTGCAGGTTTATTTGCTTAG
- a CDS encoding PTS sugar transporter subunit IIA: MLEELINVELINVNIVSKNKQDLFKELAAPLLKESRIKDLDVFLKGIETREAQCTTTTDGIAYPHCKSETVISPAISVGIAPDGIEYDQDDDEPQPKVFFMIASPADSDYHIEILKALFVKFDPEFVTNLCNANSAQDALNIIKKD; encoded by the coding sequence ATGCTCGAAGAGTTAATAAATGTAGAGCTAATCAATGTAAATATTGTCTCTAAAAATAAACAAGACCTCTTCAAGGAACTCGCTGCACCGCTACTGAAAGAGTCGAGAATTAAAGATTTGGATGTATTTCTTAAAGGAATTGAAACTCGAGAAGCACAGTGTACAACGACAACTGATGGAATTGCGTACCCACATTGTAAAAGTGAAACCGTTATTTCGCCTGCTATATCAGTCGGTATAGCACCAGACGGTATTGAATACGATCAAGACGATGATGAGCCTCAACCCAAAGTCTTCTTTATGATTGCTTCTCCGGCAGATAGTGATTATCACATTGAAATACTGAAGGCCCTATTCGTTAAGTTTGACCCAGAATTTGTAACTAACTTGTGTAATGCAAACTCTGCACAAGATGCACTAAATATAATAAAAAAGGACTAA